One window of Suricata suricatta isolate VVHF042 chromosome 6, meerkat_22Aug2017_6uvM2_HiC, whole genome shotgun sequence genomic DNA carries:
- the IGIP gene encoding IgA-inducing protein homolog yields MCSYYHMKKRSVSGCNITILAVMFSHLSAGNSPCGNQANVLCISRLEFVQYQS; encoded by the coding sequence atgtgcagttatTATCACATGAAGAAGCGCAGTGTGTCGGGCTGTAATATAACCATACTTGCTGTCATGTTCTCCCATCTCAGTGCTGGGAACTCACCATGTGGAAACCAAGCAAATGTGTTGTGCATCAGCCGGCTTGAGTTTGTTCAATATCAAAGCTGA